A genomic segment from Vidua macroura isolate BioBank_ID:100142 chromosome Z, ASM2450914v1, whole genome shotgun sequence encodes:
- the SLC26A1 gene encoding LOW QUALITY PROTEIN: sulfate anion transporter 1 (The sequence of the model RefSeq protein was modified relative to this genomic sequence to represent the inferred CDS: inserted 2 bases in 1 codon; deleted 1 base in 1 codon), whose translation MQIKQCLAEDFHSFQXAKPELVHSCQKAIQEHINEVNTGKMERPLEATRMENNISSCLLMERKTHVKINRKEIMLAKLRKSCSCTPQKLKNFLMDFFPVLRWLPKYRCKDYIWGDVMSGLVIGIILVPQAIAYSLLAGLKPIYSLYTSFFANIIYFLMGTSRHVSVGIFSLISLMVGQVVDRELLLAGFDLNDDAPPASGDGSLQNDNLSNTTAFNLTIAGINAECGKECYAIGIATALTFMAGVYQVLMGIFRLGFVSMYLSESVLDGFATGASLTILTAQVKYLIGIKIPRNQGHGMLVITWINIFRNISQANLCDIITSAICIVVLVTAKELGDRYKHKLKFPLPTELVVIVVATLVSHYGKLNEVYASSVSGAIPTGFIPPKVPEFNLMLRVALDALPLAIVSFVFTVSLSEMFAKKYAYTIRANQEMFAVGFCNIIPSFFHSFATSAALAKTLVKTSTGCQTQISGVISAMVVLLVLLFLAPLFYSLQKCVLACIIIVSLRGALRKFRDVPVRYHVNKVDTLVWVVTMSASAFVSTEIGLLVGIVFSMLCIIVQTQRPRTALLGQIQDTSFYEDDSEYENLSTVPKVKIFRFEAPLYYANRNYFLKSLYRLTNLDPNLEAARRKKYEKKEKQHLKKGNHRTANGLGIGEFTSQLVPKQIDFQALVVDCSSISFLDTTGVNTLKEILKDYKNLNISVLLACCNPSVIDSLKRGGYFGKDFGCIQEMLFYSIHNAVLFAKDQKLPADCSV comes from the exons ATGCAAATAAAGCAATGTCTGGCTGAAGACTTCCATTCATTCCA TGCAAAACCAGAGCTGGTACACTCCTGTCAAAAAGCTATCCAG GAACACATT AATGAAGTAAACactgggaaaatggaaagacCACTTGAGGCTACCAGAATGGAAAACAACATCTCATCCTGCCTTCTCATGGAAAGAAAGACTCATGTCAAGATTAACAGGAAAGAAATCATGCTAGCTAAGCTGAgaaagagctgctcctgcacaccacagaagctgaagaacTTTCTTATGGACTTCTTTCCCGTTTTACGATGGCTTCCCAAGTACCGATGCAAAGACTACATTTGGGGGGATGTTATGTCTGGGTTAGTGATTGGGATAATTTTGGTGCCTCAAGCAATTGCATACTCACTACTGGCAGGTCTGAAGCCCATTTATAGCCTTTACACATCCTTCTTTGCCAACATAATCTATTTCTTAATGGGCACATCCCGTCATGTCTCAGTTGGCATTTTCAGCTTGATAAGCTTAATGGTGGGACAAGTTGTGGACCGAGAACTTCTCTTGGCTGGGTTTGACTTGAATGATGATGCCCCACCAGCCTCAGGTGATGGCTCTCTGCAGAATGACAATCTGTCCAACACAACTGCCTTCAACCTTACCATTGCAGGGATAAATGCCGAGTGTGGGAAAGAGTGCTATGCTATTGGCATTGCTACAGCCTTGACATTCATGGCTGGAGTGTATCAG GTTCTAATGGGGATCTTCCGTCTGGGTTTCGTATCTATGTACCTATCTGAGTCCGTACTAGATGGCTTTGCAACTGGTGCTTCCTTAACCATTTTAACAGCTCAAGTGAAATATCTTATTGGAATAAAAATTCCACGTAACCAAGGCCATGGGATGCTAGTTATTACCTGGATTAACATTTTCCGGAACATTTCTCAGGCTAACCTTTGTGATATCATCACAAGTGCCATTTGTATTGTGGTGCTGGTCACTGCTAAGGAACTCGGAGATCGTTATAAGCATAAACTGAAATTTCCTCTTCCCACAGAGCTGGTAGTTATTGTTGTGGCAACACTGGTGTCACACTATGGTAAGTTAAATGAAGTGTATGCATCTAGTGTTTCTGGAGCAATTCCAACAGGATTTATCCCTCCAAAGGTACCAGAGTTCAACTTAATGCTCCGAGTTGCTCTAGATGCTTTGCCTCTTGCCATAGTCAGTTTTGTCTTTACTGTATccctttctgaaatgtttgcaaAGAAATATGCTTACACCATCCGAGCCAATCAGGAAATGTTTGCTGTGGGGTTCTGCAACatcattccttccttcttccactCTTTTGCGACCAGTGCAGCTCTGGCAAAAACACTTGTCAAAACATCTACAGGCTGCCAGACTCAAATCTCTGGAGTAATTAGTGCAATGGTGGTTTTGCTGGTGTTGCTCTTCCTGGCACCTCTCTTCTACTCCTTGCAGAAGTGTGTCCTGGCTTGTATTATCATTGTGAGCCTTCGGGGAGCCCTGAGGAAGTTCCGAGATGTGCCAGTACGGTACCATGTGAATAAGGTGGACACACTTGTTTGGGTAGTTACCATGTCTGCCTCTGCCTTTGTCAGCACAGAAATAGGGCTCTTGGTTGGCATTGTTTTCTCCATGTTATGCATCATTGTTCAGACGCAGCGGCCACGGACAGCCCTGCTTGGTCAGATTCAAGATACAAGCTTTTATGAGGATGACTCAGAATATGAAAATCTCTCTACTGTTCCAAAGGTCAAAATATTTCGTTTTGAAGCCCCACTTTACTATGCAAATAGAAACTACTTCCTAAAGTCTCTGTACAGATTGACCAATTTAGATCCTAACCTAGAAGCTGCTAGGAGGAAGAAATatgagaagaaggaaaagcagcatctgAAAAAGGGAAATCACAGAACAGCTAATGGACTAGGCATCGGAGAATTCACTTCGCAACTAGTTCCTAAGCAAATTGATTTCCAAGCCCTTGTTGTCGATTGCTCTTCCATCTCATTTTTGGACACCACTGGAGTTAATACTTTGAAGGAAATCCTGAAAGACTACAAgaatttaaacatttctgttcTCCTGGCTTGCTGCAATCCCTCAGTGATAGACTCTCTAAAAAGAGGAGGTTACTTTGGAAAGGATTTTGGATGTATTCAGGAAATGCTGTTCTACAGTATACATAATGCTGTGCTGTTTGCAAAAGACCAAAAGCTTCCAGCAGACTGCTCAGTTTAA